CCCGGTTGTCGCTCGGCCTCCGAATGATCGCGACGACGCTCGTCCTTGCAGCCCTGACGCTCGGCTTTCTCGCCGTTATCTGGCGGATCGTCGCAGCCATCGTATCACTTTTCGCGCTCCCGTCGATCATCGTAGGCGCGGTCGCGCTCGGACTGCTTGCGATCTTCGTCGCCGTCCAACTCGGGCAGGTCAGCACCGTCACGGCCCACGCCGACGCGAGACCCATCCCGTTGGATGCGTACCCGGCACTGGACGGAGCCGTGACCAGAGCCGCGGCGCAACTCGACGTTCCGGCGCCAACGATCGCCGTCTCCGACCGGTCGGCACCCGAGGCGCTCGTCGTCGGCTTCCGTCCCGAGCGCGTCCACCTCATCCTCTCGCGCGGGGCCATCGACGCGCTCGAGGACGACGAACTCGAGGCGGTCGTCGCCCACGAACTGGCCCACGTCGCGAACCGCGACGCGATGGTGATGACCGCCGCCGCGACGCCCGTCGTCCTCTCGCGGGCGCTCAAATCGAAGGCAGCCCGACTGGCCTTCGCCCGCCCCGACGAAACCGAATCGCCGACCGCGTTCCTGCGGCGCTCGCCCGGGAAGTTCGTCGGCTACACGCTCATGGGGATCGCGGCCGCGCCGCAGCGACTCCTCTGGGTCCTGTTCGGCGGACTCTCGGTCGTCACGCTCGCGCTCGCGACGCCAGCCGTCGCCGTCCTCTCGCGGGGTCGGGAACTGGCCGCGGACCGGACTGCCGCGACGGCGACCGGTTCGCCGGCAGCGCTGGCCAGCGCGTTACGGACCCTCGAGAACGGGATCGCCGAGACGCCCGCCGAAGACCTCCGGGAGGCCTCGAGCATCTCGTCGCTGTCGATCCTCCCACTGGAT
This genomic window from Haloterrigena salifodinae contains:
- a CDS encoding M48 family metalloprotease, coding for MSEGPPRLSLGLRMIATTLVLAALTLGFLAVIWRIVAAIVSLFALPSIIVGAVALGLLAIFVAVQLGQVSTVTAHADARPIPLDAYPALDGAVTRAAAQLDVPAPTIAVSDRSAPEALVVGFRPERVHLILSRGAIDALEDDELEAVVAHELAHVANRDAMVMTAAATPVVLSRALKSKAARLAFARPDETESPTAFLRRSPGKFVGYTLMGIAAAPQRLLWVLFGGLSVVTLALATPAVAVLSRGRELAADRTAATATGSPAALASALRTLENGIAETPAEDLREASSISSLSILPLDRPGDDATAAGTAGSKANGDLGGRLERLLFATHPSTERRLEILADLEATEAAA